From Camelina sativa cultivar DH55 chromosome 7, Cs, whole genome shotgun sequence, one genomic window encodes:
- the LOC104703795 gene encoding calcium-dependent protein kinase 19-like, giving the protein MACLCINLKKKLKKPKQDNNEEQNTELQSREITPKQQPRQRQTAPRATFQIVVQPHKLPLPLPIPQPQEKQKVMNHPKQSNLQQPEPILGKPFEDIKEKYSLGRELGRGQFGITYICTEISSGKNFACKSILKRKLIRTQDREDVRREIQIMHYLSGQPNIVEIKGAYEDRQSVHLVMELCEGGELFDKITKRGHYSEKAAAEITRSVVKVVQICHFMGVIHRDLKPENFLLSGKDEASSMLKATDFGVSVFIEEGKVYEDIVGSAYYVAPEVLKRNYGKAIDIWSAGVILYILLCGTPPFWAESDKGIFAEILRGEIDFESEPWPSISESAKDLVRNMLKHDPTERFTAAQVLEHPWIREGGEASDKPIDSAVLSRMKQLRAMNKLKKLALKFIAQNLKEEELKGLKTMFANMDTDKSGTITYDELKSGLEKLGSRLTETEVKQLLEDADVDGNGTIDYIEFISATMNRFRVEREENLFKAFQHFDKDNSGFISRHELETAMKEYNMGDDAMIKEIILEVDADNDGSINYQEFCNMMKKSCSSKSQQSKLVQSI; this is encoded by the exons ATGGCATGTCTTTGCATCAATCttaagaagaagctcaagaaacCAAAGCAAGACAACAACGAAGAACAAAACACAGAGTTACAGAGCAGAGAAATAACACCAAAACAACAACCTCGTCAAAGACAAACAGCTCCAAGAGCCACTTTCCAAATCGTGGTGCAGCCTCATAAACTACCACTTCCACTTCCAATTCCTCAGcctcaagaaaaacaaaaggtaatgAATCATCCAAAACAAAGCAACTTGCAGCAACCAGAGCCGATCTTAGGGAAACCATTTGAAGACATTAAGGAGAAGTACAGTCTCGGTCGTGAACTAGGTCGTGGCCAATTCGGTATAACGTATATTTGTACAGAGATCTCTTCAGGCAAGAACTTTGCTTGTAAATCCATCTTGAAAAGGAAACTCATCAGAACTCAG GACAGAGAGGATGTAAGAAGGGAGATACAGATAATGCATTACTTATCAGGACAACCAAACATTGTTGAGATCAAAGGAGCTTATGAAGACAGACAAAGTGTTCATCTTGTAATGGAGCTTTGCGAAGGGGGTGAGCTCTTTGATAAGATCACTAAACGAGGGCATTACTCAGAGAAAGCAGCCGCAGAGATCACTAGAAGTGTGGTTAAAGTAGTACAGATTTGTCATTTCATGGGTGTGATTCATCGCGACCTTAAACCCGAAAACTTCTTGTTATCTGGTAAAGATGAAGCTTCCTCAATGCTCAAGGCTACGGATTTTGGTGTCTCAGTCTTCATCGAAGAAG GGAAAGTGTACGAAGACATTGTGGGAAGTGCATATTACGTTGCACCAGAAGTTCTGAAGAGAAATTACGGCAAAGCAATAGATATATGGAGCGCCGGAGTTATTCTCTACATTCTTCTCTGCGGCACTCCTCCATTTTGGGCCG AGAGTGATAAGGGGATATTTGCGGAGATTTTGAGAGGGGAGATTGATTTTGAGTCGGAACCATGGCCATCGATTTCCGAGAGTGCTAAGGATTTGGTGAGGAACATGTTAAAACATGATCCAACAGAACGGTTTACTGCAGCTCAAGTCTTAG AACATCCGTGGATACGAGAAGGTGGAGAAGCTTCTGATAAGCCAATTGATAGCGCGGTTTTGTCGCGGATGAAGCAACTACGAGCTATGAATAAGCTCAAGAAGCTTGCACTAAAA tttattGCGCAAAATCTAAAAGAAGAGGAACTCAAAGGTCTCAAGACAATGTTTGCAAACATGGACACTGATAAGAGCGGTACAATCACATACGACGAATTGAAATCCGGACTGGAAAAACTCGGTTCGAGGTTAACCGAAACCGAAGTTAAACAACTCTTGGAAGAT GCTGATGTCGATGGGAACGGTACGATTGATTACATTGAGTTCATCTCAGCTACGATGAACCGGTTCAGAGTAGAAAGAGAGGAGAATTTGTTCAAAGCTTTTCAACATTTCGATAAAGATAACAGCGG GTTTATTTCAAGACATGAACTAGAAACAGCAATGAAAGAGTATAATATGGGAGATGATGCCATGATCAAAGAGATTATCTTAGAAGTTGATGCTGATAAT gatgGAAGTATTAATTATCAAGAGTTTTGcaatatgatgaagaagagctGCTCATCAAAATCACAACAATCGAAATTGGTTCAATCCATTTGA
- the LOC104703796 gene encoding uncharacterized protein LOC104703796, with product MEKVLICFIFLFFISIQKTNSLLIFRNFNIEISNHLANNNKLMVNCRSGTDKSTKVTFLPSNTEWIIKFKVFPRTLIWRNLWKGPNYEQHATFNAFIGKESFIHNICGGRKPNVCFWQAQKDGIYVRNNAAGTFKFMYKWDTKDLTNI from the exons atgGAGAAAGTTCTAATTTGtttcatattcttatttttcatctccatccaaaaaacaaattcccttcttatatttagaaattttaacATTGAAATTTCAAATCATCTTGCAAATAACAATAAACTTATGGTCAACTGTAGATCTGGCACAGACAAATCGACGAAAGTTACTTTTCTTCCCTCCAATACTGAATGGATAATCAAATTCAAAGTATTTCCAAGAACTTTGATATGGCGCAACTTATGGAAg GGACCTAATTATGAGCAGCATGCAACGTTTAACGCATTTATCGGGAAAGAAAGTTTTATACATAACATATGTGGGGGTAGAAAACCGAACGTATGTTTCTGGCAAGCGCAAAAAGATGGAATATATGTACGAAATAATGCAGCGGGAACTTTTAAGTTTATGTATAAATGGGATACAAAGGATTTgacaaatatatga